In the Chlorobium limicola DSM 245 genome, one interval contains:
- the def gene encoding peptide deformylase translates to MIVPINIYSDDVLRQQALPLEGVDKEVEELLGNMFETMYSAPGIGLAAPQVGRSLRLLVLDISCMREYANVKPMVVINPEIVAVKGYRSMEEGCLSLPGLQGDVVRPSSISLNYRDEHFEGQNAEFSGLLARVLQHEIDHLDGRLFVDRLQKKERRKVQKELDALASGRFIASYPVVLPVKVNKA, encoded by the coding sequence ATGATAGTGCCGATCAATATATACAGTGACGATGTTCTTCGTCAGCAGGCGCTTCCGTTGGAGGGAGTTGACAAAGAGGTTGAAGAGCTGCTGGGCAATATGTTTGAAACCATGTACAGCGCTCCGGGAATCGGACTTGCCGCTCCCCAGGTTGGCCGTTCGCTGCGTTTGCTTGTACTCGATATATCCTGTATGAGGGAGTATGCAAATGTAAAGCCGATGGTGGTGATTAACCCTGAAATCGTAGCAGTTAAAGGGTACCGGTCGATGGAGGAGGGTTGCCTCAGCCTGCCTGGTCTGCAGGGTGATGTTGTGCGTCCGTCTTCGATCAGTCTGAATTACAGGGATGAACATTTCGAAGGGCAAAACGCCGAGTTTTCAGGGCTGCTTGCCAGAGTGCTCCAGCATGAAATCGATCACCTTGATGGACGTCTTTTTGTTGACAGGCTTCAGAAAAAAGAGAGGAGGAAAGTTCAGAAAGAGCTGGATGCACTGGCATCAGGGCGGTTTATCGCGTCATATCCTGTCGTTTTACCTGTTAAAGTCAATAAGGCGTAA
- a CDS encoding Fur family transcriptional regulator encodes MTRQPSQNRKENNEKLVQAEELFKAYMKENAMRCTTERIIVLREIYKAGSHLDADEIFVRLKRKGLSISRATVYHTLDLLFKCHLVTKIDLGHKHTHYEKAHGVANHLHIICEQCGKVVEVTSNELATLLEKLCEANGFALGSFSLQVFGKCIDDGKECGRENHQTE; translated from the coding sequence ATGACACGACAACCATCGCAGAACAGAAAGGAAAATAACGAGAAACTCGTGCAAGCCGAAGAACTCTTCAAAGCGTATATGAAAGAGAACGCCATGCGCTGCACAACGGAACGTATTATCGTCCTCCGGGAAATCTACAAGGCCGGCAGTCATCTCGATGCAGATGAAATATTTGTCAGGCTGAAAAGAAAAGGATTGAGCATATCGCGGGCAACCGTTTACCATACGCTCGATCTGCTCTTTAAATGCCATCTGGTTACAAAAATAGACCTCGGACACAAACATACCCATTACGAAAAAGCGCACGGAGTAGCCAATCACCTGCATATTATCTGCGAACAATGCGGAAAAGTGGTTGAGGTAACCAGCAACGAACTGGCGACGCTGCTTGAAAAGCTTTGCGAAGCGAACGGCTTCGCACTTGGGAGTTTCAGCCTTCAGGTTTTTGGCAAATGCATTGACGACGGCAAAGAGTGCGGGAGAGAAAATCATCAGACTGAATAG
- a CDS encoding cation:proton antiporter produces MFLNGLTEITLPLKNPVLQFSLILFIILFVPFFLKRLRIPSLISLIIAGAVAGPHGLNLMLRDSSIILFGTVGLLYIMFLAGLEIDVADFKKNSGKSILFGLYTFLISQLLGFFVALYVLGFSLLSSVLIGSIFASHTLIVYPVVSRLGIAKDKAVNIAVGGTMITDTLALLVLAVVAGSSSGELTSAFWIRLFIGITIFSLIVLLLFPFIARWFFKRFDDSVLQYLFVLGMVFFAAFLAEVAGVEAIIGAFLGGLSLNRLIPHTSALMNRIRFAGDAIFIPFFLIGVGMLIDFRAFFKDAETIKVALVITVAATVAKYFSAWITQKIYGFSVDQRRLIFGLISAHAAVALATVLIGYNSITGYTLDGDPVRLLDKSVLNGTILFILVTCTLASIVGEKGAQNIAFAELADEASSPDVHAAPERILIPMNDMKTVDELVNLGITIKSPKNRDGLFALHVADSTSPGGAVEKHAEKLLEKAVITAASTDNDLTGVFRYDTSVANGIAGVAREQRVTDIILGLHHKSSLADSFLGGLSEMLLATCNGTIFIYKPVQPLATIKRTIAVIPEGAESEEGFIFWKDRLSNMVNNSSSKLIFYASKQTLGYLKEYHSASFPNAEYKIFRTLDEFSGLAKEVRSDDNIVVVMSRRNYRSWHSRMAKIPAYLGKYFGRNSFILIYPVQSGGADESIAFSESRLSGGIQFSMVPLRSQVESMLKRVSFKRISLRRNRKEPQ; encoded by the coding sequence ATGTTTTTAAACGGCCTAACGGAGATTACACTGCCTCTGAAGAATCCGGTTCTGCAGTTTTCGCTTATTCTTTTCATTATTCTTTTTGTCCCGTTTTTTCTCAAACGCCTGAGAATACCGAGCCTTATCAGCCTTATCATTGCCGGAGCGGTAGCTGGTCCTCACGGCTTGAACCTGATGCTTCGCGACAGCAGCATTATTCTTTTTGGTACGGTAGGCCTGCTTTACATCATGTTTCTTGCCGGTCTTGAGATCGATGTAGCCGATTTCAAGAAAAACAGCGGCAAGAGCATCCTGTTCGGTCTCTACACCTTTCTTATTTCACAATTGCTTGGTTTTTTTGTGGCGTTGTATGTGCTTGGTTTTTCATTGCTCTCTTCGGTGCTTATCGGTAGTATTTTCGCTTCTCACACCCTGATCGTCTATCCTGTCGTCAGCCGCCTCGGGATTGCAAAGGATAAAGCGGTTAATATCGCCGTCGGCGGGACCATGATTACCGACACTCTTGCTCTTCTTGTGCTTGCTGTTGTTGCCGGAAGCTCAAGCGGCGAATTGACAAGTGCGTTCTGGATACGGCTGTTTATCGGAATAACCATATTCAGCCTTATTGTGCTGCTGCTGTTTCCCTTTATTGCCAGATGGTTTTTCAAGCGCTTTGACGACAGCGTCCTGCAATATCTGTTTGTTCTGGGCATGGTTTTTTTTGCCGCGTTTCTTGCAGAAGTTGCAGGAGTTGAGGCCATTATCGGAGCTTTTCTCGGCGGACTCTCCCTCAACCGGCTTATACCGCACACCTCAGCCCTCATGAACAGGATCCGGTTTGCCGGAGATGCGATTTTTATTCCTTTTTTTCTTATCGGTGTTGGTATGCTGATCGATTTTCGGGCATTTTTCAAGGATGCCGAAACGATCAAGGTGGCTTTGGTCATAACGGTTGCCGCCACCGTAGCGAAATATTTTTCTGCTTGGATCACCCAGAAAATTTATGGCTTTTCCGTTGATCAGCGACGGTTGATTTTTGGCCTTATCAGCGCGCATGCCGCCGTAGCCCTTGCAACGGTTCTGATCGGTTACAACAGCATAACCGGCTATACGCTCGATGGCGATCCGGTAAGGCTGCTTGATAAAAGCGTGCTGAACGGGACGATTCTGTTTATTCTTGTTACCTGTACACTGGCTTCGATTGTTGGGGAGAAGGGCGCGCAGAATATCGCGTTCGCCGAACTTGCCGATGAGGCTTCGTCTCCGGACGTTCATGCGGCTCCCGAAAGAATTCTGATTCCCATGAACGATATGAAAACGGTCGATGAACTTGTCAATCTCGGGATAACCATTAAATCACCGAAAAATCGTGACGGGCTTTTTGCCCTGCATGTTGCAGATAGTACGAGCCCTGGCGGGGCAGTTGAAAAGCATGCGGAAAAACTTCTTGAAAAAGCTGTTATTACTGCCGCTTCAACCGATAACGATCTGACCGGGGTGTTTCGGTATGATACCAGTGTAGCCAACGGTATTGCCGGAGTAGCCAGGGAGCAGCGGGTGACTGATATTATTCTGGGTCTTCATCACAAGAGCAGCCTTGCCGATTCGTTTCTTGGAGGTTTATCGGAAATGCTTCTGGCTACCTGTAATGGCACGATTTTCATCTACAAGCCGGTTCAGCCGCTTGCAACCATCAAGCGTACCATAGCGGTTATTCCGGAGGGGGCGGAGAGTGAAGAGGGTTTCATCTTCTGGAAAGATCGACTTTCGAACATGGTTAATAACAGTTCTTCAAAACTGATTTTCTATGCTTCGAAGCAGACTTTGGGTTACCTTAAAGAGTACCATTCGGCAAGTTTTCCCAATGCGGAGTACAAAATATTCAGAACTCTTGACGAATTTTCGGGTCTTGCCAAGGAGGTTCGCAGTGATGATAATATCGTTGTGGTGATGAGCCGACGGAATTATCGCTCCTGGCATTCACGTATGGCAAAGATTCCGGCATATCTCGGCAAGTATTTCGGAAGGAACAGTTTTATTTTAATCTATCCTGTTCAGAGCGGAGGGGCGGATGAATCCATTGCGTTTTCCGAGAGCAGATTGTCGGGAGGCATTCAGTTCTCTATGGTTCCGTTGCGTTCCCAGGTAGAATCCATGCTGAAAAGAGTGTCGTTCAAGCGAATTTCGCTTCGTCGCAACCGGAAGGAGCCGCAGTAG
- the proB gene encoding glutamate 5-kinase, whose amino-acid sequence MNHLYSNVVIKVGTNVITDKEGRLDLDILEKLTAQIAALHNQGVQVILVSSGAVGAGRSIVNLTDNLSPVATRQVLAATGQIKLINTYTDFFAAHGLVTAQILVTKGDFRDRLHYLNMRTCFESLLQQKIIPVVNENDAVSVTELMFTDNDELSGLIASMMHVDGYIILSHVDGLFDFKTGKGEIIREIRASTKHFHQYINPGKSEFGRGGMLTKCHIAQKLSRLGITVHIANGKTPGILLSILNGEHPGTTFLPEKKSISGPKLWIAHTEGMEKGAVVINEGARLALTCSETANSLLPVGVESVEGTFMKGDIIKICSTDGVVVGYGMAGYSAEKIRTLKGQKGQKPLIHYDYLYIIQ is encoded by the coding sequence ATGAACCATCTTTACAGCAACGTAGTCATCAAAGTCGGCACCAACGTCATCACCGATAAAGAGGGCCGTCTTGACCTTGATATTCTGGAAAAACTGACAGCCCAGATAGCGGCATTGCACAATCAGGGCGTCCAGGTCATTCTGGTCTCTTCAGGAGCCGTTGGAGCCGGACGTTCCATTGTCAATCTGACGGATAATCTGTCGCCGGTAGCAACGCGCCAGGTGCTGGCCGCAACCGGGCAAATCAAGCTGATCAATACCTATACCGATTTTTTTGCAGCTCATGGTCTTGTAACTGCTCAGATTCTCGTCACCAAAGGAGATTTCCGTGACCGGCTGCACTACCTCAATATGAGAACCTGTTTTGAATCCCTTTTACAGCAGAAAATCATTCCTGTAGTCAATGAAAACGATGCCGTATCGGTCACGGAACTGATGTTTACCGATAATGACGAACTTTCGGGGCTGATTGCTTCGATGATGCATGTGGATGGCTATATCATTCTCTCCCATGTTGACGGGCTTTTCGATTTCAAAACAGGAAAAGGTGAAATCATCAGGGAAATTCGAGCCTCGACAAAGCACTTTCATCAGTATATCAATCCGGGAAAATCAGAGTTCGGCAGGGGCGGCATGCTGACAAAATGCCATATTGCCCAGAAGCTGTCGCGTCTCGGCATAACCGTCCATATCGCAAACGGTAAAACGCCCGGCATTCTGCTCTCGATTCTCAATGGAGAACATCCCGGAACGACCTTCCTCCCTGAAAAAAAATCGATCTCCGGGCCGAAACTCTGGATAGCACATACCGAAGGCATGGAAAAAGGAGCCGTCGTCATCAATGAAGGCGCCAGACTCGCCCTGACTTGCAGTGAAACGGCCAACAGCCTTCTGCCTGTAGGCGTTGAATCGGTTGAAGGAACCTTCATGAAAGGAGATATCATAAAAATCTGTTCAACGGATGGAGTAGTGGTCGGATACGGCATGGCTGGCTACAGTGCCGAAAAAATCCGTACACTGAAGGGACAGAAAGGACAGAAACCGTTGATCCATTACGACTATCTCTATATTATTCAGTAA
- a CDS encoding glutamate-5-semialdehyde dehydrogenase: MQETIRNTFKSVRQASRELVMIGEQAINSILIDLAETIPDCSSSILEANRRDLDRMDPADPMFDRLLLNEKRLEIIAADIRNVATLPSPLDIVLEQRRLPNGLELKKITVPIGVIGIIYEARPNVTFDVFALCLKSGNATVLKGGSDAHESNTAIVECIKTVLRRNGINDNTLSLLPSEREAAGIMLNAVDSIDMIIPRGSQKLIDFVRQNAKVPVIETGAGIVHTYIDKNADTGIAAKVIFNAKTRRPSVCNALDTLLVHAAKLDDLPQITAPLQEKKVVIYADEAAYAKLQGSYPESLLERARPEHFGTEFLSLKLSVKTVSSIEEALDHIAEYSSRHSEAIITNDPEAKAEFLKRVDAAVVYANTSTAFTDGAQFGLGAEIGISTQKLHARGPMALKELTSYKWIIEGDGQTRSV, translated from the coding sequence ATGCAGGAGACCATCAGAAATACATTCAAGTCCGTTCGCCAGGCAAGCCGTGAACTGGTGATGATCGGGGAGCAGGCCATCAACTCGATACTCATCGACCTCGCCGAAACGATACCGGACTGTTCCTCTTCGATACTTGAAGCCAATCGCAGAGACCTCGATCGAATGGATCCCGCCGATCCCATGTTTGACCGGTTGCTTCTGAATGAAAAGCGCCTTGAAATCATAGCCGCAGATATCCGCAACGTCGCGACACTCCCCTCGCCTCTTGATATCGTGTTAGAACAACGGAGACTCCCGAACGGTCTTGAGCTGAAAAAAATTACCGTACCGATCGGAGTAATCGGAATTATCTACGAAGCGCGGCCGAATGTAACCTTCGACGTATTTGCACTCTGTCTGAAGTCCGGCAATGCAACCGTTCTCAAAGGAGGCAGCGATGCACATGAATCCAACACGGCAATTGTCGAATGCATCAAAACCGTTCTCCGGCGCAATGGCATCAACGATAATACCCTCTCCCTGCTGCCTTCTGAACGGGAAGCTGCTGGAATCATGCTGAATGCCGTCGATTCTATCGACATGATCATTCCCAGAGGGAGTCAGAAACTGATCGATTTTGTTCGCCAGAACGCTAAAGTCCCGGTTATTGAAACCGGTGCCGGCATCGTGCATACCTACATCGATAAAAATGCAGACACCGGCATTGCCGCAAAAGTTATCTTCAATGCCAAAACCCGAAGACCGAGCGTCTGTAATGCACTTGACACCCTGCTGGTTCATGCCGCAAAGCTTGACGACCTGCCTCAAATCACAGCTCCCCTTCAGGAGAAAAAAGTCGTTATTTATGCCGATGAAGCTGCCTATGCAAAGCTGCAGGGCTCCTATCCGGAATCGCTTCTTGAAAGAGCCCGGCCTGAACATTTCGGCACTGAATTTCTCTCACTGAAACTCTCCGTAAAAACAGTTTCATCCATCGAGGAAGCTCTCGACCATATTGCAGAATACAGCTCTCGACACAGCGAAGCAATTATCACCAATGATCCCGAAGCGAAAGCAGAGTTCCTCAAACGCGTCGATGCCGCGGTGGTCTATGCCAACACCTCTACAGCCTTTACTGACGGAGCGCAGTTCGGGCTTGGCGCAGAGATCGGCATAAGCACACAGAAACTGCATGCGAGAGGTCCTATGGCTCTCAAAGAGCTGACCAGTTACAAGTGGATCATTGAGGGCGATGGACAAACAAGATCCGTATAA
- a CDS encoding ABC transporter ATP-binding protein, with product MLLDAKNIRKSYTLPGQAPIPILKGINLSVKPGEMLTVIGASGSGKTTLLNLLGTLDTPDSGELLFEDTSLFTNGRYLFSQKELAAFRNKKIGFVFQFHHLLSDFSAVENVALPEFIATGKLPAAKKRAESLLSELGLKNRFDHLPSELSGGEQQRVAIARSIMNNPRLILADEPSGNLDSRNSRMLYELMADLCRERQTSFIIVTHNEEYAAMADRCLHMQDGLLHECMDSSELFS from the coding sequence ATGCTGCTTGACGCAAAAAACATCAGAAAATCCTACACCCTTCCCGGACAGGCCCCGATTCCGATTCTCAAGGGAATCAATCTTTCCGTAAAGCCAGGCGAAATGCTCACGGTAATCGGTGCATCCGGAAGCGGAAAAACAACGCTGCTCAATCTGCTCGGAACTCTCGATACTCCGGACAGCGGAGAATTGCTGTTTGAAGACACCTCCCTGTTCACTAACGGCAGATATCTCTTTTCCCAGAAAGAACTGGCTGCGTTCCGCAACAAAAAAATTGGATTCGTCTTTCAGTTTCATCATCTGCTCTCTGACTTTTCCGCAGTCGAAAATGTAGCTCTGCCGGAATTCATCGCCACAGGAAAGTTGCCGGCGGCAAAAAAGCGTGCCGAATCGCTTCTCTCGGAACTGGGGCTGAAAAACCGCTTTGATCACCTGCCATCGGAGCTCTCGGGCGGTGAACAGCAACGCGTTGCCATTGCAAGATCGATTATGAACAACCCAAGACTGATTCTTGCCGACGAACCGAGCGGAAATCTCGACAGCAGGAACAGCCGCATGCTCTATGAACTGATGGCCGATCTCTGCAGGGAACGTCAGACATCGTTTATCATTGTCACCCATAACGAGGAATATGCCGCCATGGCAGACCGGTGCCTGCACATGCAGGATGGCCTGCTGCATGAATGCATGGACAGCTCCGAACTATTTTCATGA